The following are from one region of the Methylophilus sp. DW102 genome:
- the mtgA gene encoding monofunctional biosynthetic peptidoglycan transglycosylase produces the protein MKQSIKLFFVLFLLWVLLYQVWILGHILWWVDHNPDATAFMQARLEVMQESHPEATIQQQWVPYAKISNHLKRAVIAAEDSKFVDHEGFDWAGIETAFEKNLKKGKIVAGGSTISQQLAKNLFLSGHRTPWRKAQEAVITFMLEKLMTKRRILEIYLNVIEWGEGVFGAQAAAKHYFHASAASLAPAQAAHLAAMIPNPRFYDLHRSTRYLNRHTATIQARMRLVKIP, from the coding sequence ATGAAACAAAGCATCAAGCTGTTTTTCGTCCTGTTTTTGCTCTGGGTACTGTTGTATCAGGTCTGGATACTCGGCCATATTTTGTGGTGGGTAGATCACAATCCGGACGCCACTGCCTTCATGCAGGCGCGGCTGGAAGTGATGCAAGAAAGCCATCCCGAAGCCACCATACAGCAGCAGTGGGTGCCTTACGCCAAGATCAGCAACCATTTAAAACGCGCAGTGATTGCAGCGGAAGACAGCAAGTTTGTTGACCATGAAGGCTTTGACTGGGCCGGGATCGAAACCGCCTTTGAGAAAAACCTAAAGAAGGGCAAAATCGTCGCTGGCGGCTCCACCATCAGTCAGCAACTGGCCAAGAATTTGTTTTTATCCGGGCATCGCACGCCCTGGCGTAAAGCACAAGAAGCGGTGATTACCTTTATGCTGGAAAAGCTCATGACCAAGCGCCGGATTCTGGAAATCTACCTGAACGTGATTGAGTGGGGCGAGGGCGTGTTCGGTGCCCAAGCGGCGGCCAAGCATTACTTTCACGCTTCGGCCGCCAGTCTGGCACCCGCCCAAGCGGCGCACTTGGCGGCCATGATTCCTAACCCGCGTTTTTATGATCTGCACCGCAGTACCCGCTATTTAAATCGCCACACCGCTACCATTCAGGCGCGCATGCGATTGGTCAAAATACCCTGA
- a CDS encoding Lrp/AsnC ligand binding domain-containing protein encodes MMTCIMLVNAERQQMATVAETLASLAQVTEVYSVSGQYDLVAVIQVTGPEALSALVTHQLAAISGIVRTETMLSLRSYRKQDLDAMFDIGSS; translated from the coding sequence ATGATGACGTGTATTATGCTGGTGAACGCTGAGCGCCAACAAATGGCCACGGTGGCGGAAACCCTGGCATCATTAGCGCAAGTGACAGAAGTCTATTCAGTGAGTGGTCAATATGACCTGGTGGCCGTCATACAAGTCACCGGACCCGAGGCACTCTCGGCACTGGTGACCCATCAACTGGCTGCCATCAGCGGCATTGTGAGAACCGAAACCATGCTGTCACTGCGCTCGTACCGCAAACAGGATCTGGACGCCATGTTTGATATCGGGTCCAGTTAA
- a CDS encoding NAD(P)/FAD-dependent oxidoreductase — protein sequence MNIAIVGAGFAGLSTAKVLTAFGHQVTVFEKEADVGGVWSASRRYPNLTTQNVKSTYAFSDFPYPKHYPEWPSGEQVQHYLDAYTKQFNFAHLISLNTEVKLATPIGQGWQLTVKTEGKAEETRHFDFLIVCNGIFSQPMIPDYPGAAEFTAAGGRICHTSEFKELADAKGKHVLIVGYGKSSTDVAQAVCQQAASTTVVARHLIWKVPKRLMNVLNYKYLFLTRMGEGLFKYIRLKGIERFLHGIGKPIRNSMLNQVQWVINRQCRLEKLGLKPDQPLESIARSTVSLVTEGFFESVEAGHIDVAKQNSITGFSIEHGVRYAHLTDGRRLPADIVICGTGWHQRVPFLNDDVMKHVTDAEGNFVLYRSMAPVGMPGLAFNGYNSSFFSQLNAEVGAYWLADWIGGKMKLPTAEAQRSTIKERLAWMEARTEGKHSKGTNIIPFSLHHIDELLSDMRLPLGVATRFKQWFLPIDPADFQYLHKALLQRHQPHAAQKMPVQTKTV from the coding sequence ATGAATATTGCGATTGTGGGTGCCGGGTTTGCCGGTTTGAGTACAGCAAAAGTGCTGACTGCATTTGGTCACCAGGTCACGGTGTTTGAGAAGGAGGCTGATGTCGGCGGGGTGTGGAGCGCCTCCAGACGCTACCCTAACCTGACCACACAAAATGTGAAGTCCACCTATGCCTTTTCAGATTTCCCCTATCCCAAGCATTACCCTGAGTGGCCGAGTGGCGAGCAGGTGCAGCACTATCTGGATGCCTATACCAAGCAGTTCAATTTTGCACACCTGATCAGCTTGAATACCGAAGTGAAATTGGCCACACCGATTGGTCAAGGCTGGCAACTCACCGTCAAGACCGAAGGCAAAGCAGAGGAAACGCGACATTTTGATTTTTTAATTGTCTGTAACGGAATTTTTTCGCAGCCCATGATCCCGGACTATCCGGGTGCAGCCGAATTTACCGCCGCAGGTGGCCGTATTTGCCACACCAGCGAGTTCAAGGAGCTTGCAGATGCCAAAGGCAAACATGTGCTGATTGTCGGCTACGGAAAATCTTCTACCGATGTCGCACAAGCGGTTTGCCAGCAAGCGGCGAGCACCACGGTGGTGGCCAGACATTTGATCTGGAAAGTGCCCAAACGACTCATGAATGTGCTCAATTACAAATACCTGTTTTTGACGCGCATGGGCGAAGGCTTGTTTAAATATATCCGCCTTAAAGGCATAGAGCGCTTTTTGCACGGCATCGGCAAACCGATCCGTAACAGCATGCTGAATCAGGTGCAGTGGGTCATCAACCGCCAATGCCGCCTCGAAAAACTGGGCCTCAAGCCTGACCAGCCACTAGAATCGATTGCGCGTAGTACCGTCAGCCTGGTCACCGAAGGTTTCTTTGAAAGCGTGGAAGCGGGTCATATTGACGTTGCCAAACAAAACAGCATCACAGGATTTAGCATTGAGCATGGCGTGCGTTATGCACATTTAACCGATGGCCGCCGTTTGCCTGCCGACATTGTGATTTGCGGGACAGGCTGGCATCAGCGTGTGCCTTTTTTGAACGATGACGTGATGAAACATGTGACCGATGCAGAAGGTAACTTTGTGCTGTACCGGTCGATGGCACCGGTTGGCATGCCAGGTCTGGCGTTTAATGGTTATAACTCTTCATTCTTTAGCCAGCTCAATGCCGAAGTAGGCGCTTACTGGCTGGCCGACTGGATTGGTGGAAAGATGAAGTTGCCGACCGCAGAAGCACAACGCAGCACAATCAAGGAACGTCTGGCATGGATGGAAGCGCGTACAGAAGGCAAACACTCCAAAGGCACCAATATCATTCCGTTCTCACTGCATCATATTGACGAGTTGTTATCGGACATGCGCCTGCCGCTGGGCGTCGCGACCCGCTTCAAGCAGTGGTTTTTACCGATTGATCCAGCGGATTTTCAGTATTTGCACAAGGCCCTGCTGCAACGCCATCAGCCTCATGCTGCACAGAAGATGCCGGTACAGACCAAAACCGTTTGA
- a CDS encoding dienelactone hydrolase family protein gives MSEQSLPTIQKLPALSAFGNNLHAHCIWLRNADSRCTERIAPPSALRESSNHNEGDHLPSHPSTEQARRKMGQMIEISAQFPAFKGYLALPATGSGPGLVLCQEIFGVNANMQAIADLYAEEGYMVLVPDLYWRLQPGITLTDAAEDMPAALGYYQRFDEATGMQDVQLAISCLRGMAGASGKVGVLGYCLGGKLAYLAASQTDADVAVGYYGVGIEQALPQMAALRCPLTLHIAEKDAFCPPAAQAEILAAASTQPLAKTYVYAGVDHAFARLGGAHYHAPSAQMAYSRTLGALRKAMGPDYDLSAIADHHFALEFATRDADATMTTMVAQPYVNHVPTMTGGVGYTMLRRFYQHHFIHNNPADMQMTPISRVVGADRMVDEFVLSFTHNCDIDWLLPNVPPTGRRIEIPMLVVVTFRGDKLFNEHIYWDQASVLVQAGLLDPALIPAICGVEQARKLLDPNLPSNTLMANWSLSANA, from the coding sequence TTGAGCGAGCAAAGTTTGCCGACTATCCAGAAACTGCCTGCACTATCCGCGTTCGGCAACAACCTGCATGCGCACTGCATTTGGCTGCGCAATGCGGATAGTCGCTGCACGGAGCGGATAGCCCCGCCGTCTGCGCTGCGAGAAAGTAGCAACCACAACGAAGGTGATCACTTGCCTTCCCACCCTTCAACCGAGCAAGCGAGACGAAAAATGGGACAAATGATAGAAATCAGCGCGCAATTCCCGGCCTTTAAAGGCTATCTGGCCCTGCCAGCCACCGGCAGCGGGCCGGGCCTGGTGTTGTGCCAGGAAATTTTTGGCGTGAATGCCAATATGCAGGCCATTGCCGACCTGTATGCCGAAGAGGGTTATATGGTGCTGGTGCCAGATTTGTACTGGCGCCTGCAGCCTGGTATTACCCTGACCGATGCAGCCGAGGATATGCCGGCCGCGTTGGGCTATTACCAGCGGTTTGATGAAGCTACCGGCATGCAGGATGTCCAATTGGCCATCAGCTGTTTGCGTGGCATGGCAGGGGCCAGTGGCAAGGTGGGTGTGCTGGGCTATTGCCTGGGCGGCAAGCTGGCTTATCTGGCGGCCAGTCAGACCGATGCCGATGTGGCGGTGGGTTACTACGGGGTAGGTATAGAGCAGGCCTTGCCACAGATGGCTGCGCTACGTTGCCCGTTAACCCTGCATATTGCTGAGAAAGATGCCTTCTGCCCACCTGCGGCCCAAGCCGAGATTCTGGCTGCAGCCAGCACACAGCCGCTGGCGAAGACCTATGTGTATGCCGGTGTAGATCATGCGTTTGCCCGCCTGGGTGGTGCGCATTACCACGCCCCCTCGGCACAAATGGCATATAGCCGCACCCTGGGCGCCTTGCGTAAAGCCATGGGGCCGGATTATGACCTGAGTGCGATTGCAGATCATCACTTTGCGCTCGAATTTGCCACCCGCGATGCCGATGCCACCATGACCACCATGGTCGCCCAGCCGTATGTGAATCATGTGCCCACAATGACGGGCGGGGTTGGCTACACCATGCTGCGTCGCTTTTATCAGCATCATTTTATTCACAACAACCCGGCAGACATGCAAATGACGCCAATTTCACGCGTGGTCGGTGCAGACCGCATGGTGGATGAGTTTGTGCTCAGTTTCACGCACAACTGCGACATTGACTGGTTGCTGCCGAATGTACCGCCGACCGGGCGCCGGATTGAAATCCCCATGCTGGTGGTGGTGACTTTCCGCGGTGACAAGCTGTTTAACGAACATATTTACTGGGATCAGGCCAGCGTGCTGGTGCAAGCGGGGCTGCTGGATCCCGCCCTGATTCCAGCCATCTGCGGGGTAGAGCAAGCACGCAAACTGCTGGACCCCAACCTTCCTTCCAACACGCTGATGGCCAACTGGTCACTCAGCGCCAATGCATGA
- a CDS encoding SDR family oxidoreductase, with product MKGIANKVVIVTGSATLIGAAVVEAFHAAGAKVVAVDIDARGATVAAGISPDILFLQTDITDDAALQQLVATTQHNLGGVDFLVNLACSYVDNGFAASREDWLLSYNVNLVSSVMLAKACHAAMCQRGGGAIVHFSSISASAAQTGRWLYPASKAATEQLTRSMAIDLASDHIRVNAVAPGWIWSRVMDELTGGNRAKTDAVAAPFHALKRVGDPQEVADVVLFLCSDHASFVTGAVYAVDGGYSAMGPEQAEPAIPKLAD from the coding sequence ATGAAAGGGATCGCAAACAAAGTCGTCATCGTCACCGGCAGTGCCACGCTGATCGGTGCGGCCGTGGTCGAAGCCTTCCACGCCGCGGGCGCAAAAGTGGTGGCGGTGGATATTGATGCACGTGGGGCGACGGTGGCGGCTGGCATCAGCCCGGACATTCTGTTTTTACAAACAGACATTACCGATGATGCCGCCTTGCAACAGCTGGTGGCGACCACACAACACAACTTGGGCGGTGTAGATTTTCTGGTCAACCTGGCCTGTAGCTATGTGGACAACGGCTTTGCTGCCAGCCGCGAGGATTGGTTGCTCAGTTACAACGTCAACCTGGTGAGCAGTGTCATGCTGGCCAAAGCTTGCCATGCGGCCATGTGTCAGCGTGGCGGTGGCGCCATCGTGCATTTTTCCAGCATCTCAGCCAGCGCTGCGCAAACCGGCCGTTGGCTATATCCGGCCAGCAAGGCCGCAACTGAACAACTGACGCGCAGCATGGCGATTGATCTGGCCAGTGACCATATCCGGGTCAATGCGGTGGCCCCCGGCTGGATCTGGTCACGCGTCATGGACGAGCTGACGGGAGGCAACCGCGCCAAAACCGATGCCGTGGCTGCGCCTTTCCATGCCCTGAAACGCGTAGGTGACCCGCAGGAAGTCGCCGATGTGGTGCTGTTTTTATGTTCTGACCATGCCTCGTTTGTTACGGGCGCCGTGTATGCCGTCGATGGTGGCTACAGCGCGATGGGCCCCGAGCAGGCAGAGCCCGCCATTCCCAAGCTGGCGGATTGA